In the Hordeum vulgare subsp. vulgare chromosome 7H, MorexV3_pseudomolecules_assembly, whole genome shotgun sequence genome, one interval contains:
- the LOC123409033 gene encoding uncharacterized protein LOC123409033, whose protein sequence is MGCVSSKQFHGGDECGGEGKPRRRPSSNSLRRLVSYNSSKRHEDLEEDEEEGGVVAATSSSVGHRVAKDASTARLIRKPPAPVVDAVVPLPEEVAATAASVIDVERAVAAPVNRRRAPNGVAEQEPRSGGIRAEAKPRIIDVPNGVVAEHVAAGWPRWLTEVATEAVRGWQPRKAESFEKLDKIGQGTYSSVYKARDLENGKIVALKKVRFANMDPESVRFMAREIHILRRLDNPNVIKLEGLVTSRMSSSLYLVFEYMEHDLAGLAATPGIKFTEAQVKCYMQQLLSGLGHCHSRGVLHRDIKGANLLLDNNGALKIADFGLATFFNPNQKQNLTSRVVTLWYRPPELLLGATNYGATVDLWSAGCILAELLSGKPIMPGRTEVEQLHKIFKLCGSPSEEFWANLKLSRATIFKPQHPYRRCVNDVYKDFPPSALALLDRLLAVEPDNRGTAASALESEFFTTKPYACDPSSLPKYPPSKEYDAKLRDEEARRQRAAAAKGHESETGRRKQLAAQNGTNESQQRRVPVNPKSSSNKFTPKEDAVTGFPMDPLVVDNGHARRVPLMNAGRSSSTLGRSSGTDPNAQRFYTSQIAAAEMSNPSTATGQRGNTGKLSNLGDSARKQYLREHRSSSRYSQLAAADQSDKPKWSQSHQFQERPSSSHRKDEVVADKEPAGVNGTRKNRIQYSGPLMPPGVNMEEILKEHERQIQQAVRRARLDKGKGKHAERDQSESLLYAAHNGRLDANRTFQNKRPISFSWRALIMKLNPEHPTEHWRAQPPIASPPTISLSLPTSFAAAAAVSCDGEGGGRLMRPSPTTAAAAASLSRQQLLRIQRCLPPVWRNAAPAQEPPPPSSFSPASLSSILFSCAAHRALRPGEQAHARAVTLGLAAHPSVLPRIASFYIAIGDPPAARSAVEQAAGRARAFPWNLLIWSYAGDRLWKDVVMAYDRMLAVGVDADRFTYPSLLRACGELGEVNIGRKVNHRIRRSRYDLDIYVWNALVGMYVRCGELEDARRVFDEMSVRDVVSWNTMVSGYASAGLWAEAFELLRRVPGANVVTWNAVSAGNLKAGNYDEVIRLLSQMRNHHGPGVDYVSLLIGLKACAKSGHPRVGRELHGVAVRLYFDRLECMVNSLITMYSRCRMMGSAELLFRMCSVRSITAWNSLLAGFAFMDQVEEASLLFREMIGSGVCPNDVTVLTMLSLVARFGNFCHGRELHCYILRHGQGGSKLLQNSLVAMYSKSRNMRASRIAFDQMECRDKHAYTSLILGYGMQREGHVSLKLFDEMIANNMEPDHVTMVAVLSACSYSGLVTQGQLLFTKMFAVFGIAPRVEHFSCMVDLYSREGLLKVSEEIIDKMPFQPTAAMLATLIEACLIHGNTEIGKRTAKKLLAMRTNNPGHYKLISNTYISAKCWPELAKVRSLMSMMDLTMVPSHSLLEPEYDICLVEQDDVLNHGAYYDLSDRTTDTDSSSSEEVKSSEAFGA, encoded by the exons ATGGGATGCGTCAGTTCGAAGCAATTCCATGGCGGCGACGAGTGTGGCGGCGAGGggaagccccgccgccgcccgtccAGCAACTCGCTGAGGCGTCTGGTTAGTTACAACTCCAGCAAGAGGCACGAGGACTtggaggaggatgaagaagaaggtggggTTGTGGCAGCCACGTCTTCCAGCGTCGGGCACCGTGTTGCCAAAGATGCCAGCACGGCCAGGCTGATTCGGAAGCCCCCTGCGCCGGTGGTCGATGCAGTGGTGCCGCTGCCTGAGGAAGTGGCCGCAACCGCCGCTAGTGTCATCGATGTGGAGAGGGCAGTTGCTGCCCCTGTGAATCGCAGGCGTGCTCCGAATGGTGTGGCAGAGCAAGAACCAAGGAGTGGTGGCATCAGAGCTGAGGCGAAGCCAAGGATCATAGATGTGCCGAATGGAGTGGTGGCGGAGCACGTGGCGGCTGGCTGGCCGAGGTGGCTCACGGAGGTGGCAACAGAGGCGGTCCGTGGGTGGCAGCCTCGCAAGGCAGAGTCCTTCGAGAAGTTGGACAAG ATAGGGCAAGGTACCTACAGCAGCGTGTACAAAGCACGTGATCTTGAGAATGGAAAAATTGTGGCACTTAAGAAAGTTCGATTTGCCAATATGGATCCTGAGAGTGTTCGATTTATGGCGAGGGAAATTCACATCTTAAGAAGACTTGATAATCCAAATGTTATTAAGCTTGAAGGTTTGGTGACATCACGCATGTCTAGTAGCTTGTATCTCGTGTTCGAATACATGGAGCATGATCTCGCGGGACTTGCTGCTACACCTGGCATAAAATTCACAGAGGCTCAG GTCAAGTGTTACATGCAGCAGCTACTGTCTGGACTTGGTCACTGTCATAGTCGTGGTGTTTTGCATCGGGATATAAAGGGTGCTAATCTTCTGCTTGACAATAATGGTGCCCTGAAAATAGCAGATTTTGGTCTAGCTACATTCTTTAATCCCAACCAAAAGCAGAATTTGACAAGTCGTGTTGTAACTTTATGGTACCGGCCCCCGGAACTTTTGTTGGGTGCTACTAACTACGGTGCCACGGTTGATCTCTGGAGTGCTGGTTGCATCCTTGCGGAGTTGCTGTCAGGGAAGCCTATCATGCCAGGACGAACTGAG GTGGAACAGTTGCACAAAATATTCAAGCTTTGTGGTTCACCATCAGAGGAGTTCTGGGCTAATTTGAAGTTATCGCGTGCTACCATCTTCAAACCACAACATCCGTATCGTCGTTGTGTGAATGATGTATATAAGGACTTCCCCCCTTCAGCTTTGGCACTTCTGGACCGTTTACTTGCTGTAGAACCTGATAATAGGGGTACTGCGGCTTCTGCCCTTGAAAGTGAA TTCTTTACAACGAAGCCTTATGCTTGTGATCCATCAAGTCTGCCGAAATATCCTCCAAGCAAGGAATATGACGCTAAGCTTCGAGATGAAGAAGCTAGGAG GCAAAGAGCAGCTGCAGCCAAAGGACATGAATCTGAAACTGGACGCAGGAAGCAACTTGCAGCACAAAATGGCACTAACGAATCACAG CAACGGCGAGTTCCGGTTAATCCTAAAAGCAGTAGTAACAAGTTTACTCCAAAGGAGGATGCTGTTACCGGCTTTCCAATGGATCCTCTGGTAGTAGACAATGGTCATGCTCGCCGTGTTCCTTTGATGAATGCTGGTCGTTCATCCTCCACTTTGGGTCGATCAAGTGGCACAGATCCAAATGCCCAGAGATTCTACACCTCTCAGATTGCTGCTGCCGAGATGTCCAACCCATCTACTGCAACTGGGCAGCGAGGCAATACTGGTAAGCTGTCTAACCTTGGGGACAGTGCCAGGAAACAGTATTTAAGAGAGCATCGGTCGAGTTCAAGGTACAGTCAACTCGCTGCTGCTGATCAGTCTGACAAACCCAAATGGTCGCAATCACATCAATTCCAAGAAAGACCGTCATCTTCCCATCGGAAGGATGAAGTGGTGGCAGATAAGGAGCCTGCAGGG GTGAATGGCACGAGGAAGAACCGAATCCAGTACTCAGGACCATTGATGCCTCCCGGGGTAAACATGGAAGAGATCCTTAAAGAGCATGAGCGGCAGATCCAGCAAGCCGTGCGAAGGGCTCGTCTGGACAAGGGAAAGGGCAAGCACGCCGAGAGAGACCAGTCGGAGTCGCTGCTGTACGCTGCCCATAATGGCAG GTTGGATGCGAATCGGACGTTCCAAAATAAGCGAccgatttctttctcttggcgtgcACTCATCATGAAACTAAACCCCGAACATCCGACGGAACATTGGCGCGCCCAGCCGCCGATAGCCTCTCCCCCTACCATTAGCCTCTCGCTCCCCACCagcttcgccgccgccgccgcggtgtcatgcgacggcgagggcggtggCCGTTTGATGCGCCCTTctcccaccaccgccgccgccgccgcctcgctctCCAGGCAGCAGCTCCTCCGCATCCAGCGCTGCCTCCCACCCGTTTGGAGAAACGCAGCACCTGCCCAAGAACCCCCGCCGCCCTCGTCCTTCTCCCCGGCCTCCCTCTCCTCCATTCTCTTCTCCTGCGCCGCGCACCGCGCGCTCCGCCCCGGCGAGCAGGCCCACGCGCGCGCCGTCACGCTCGGCCTGGCCGCGCACCCTTCCGTCCTCCCCAGGATCGCCTCCTTCTACATAGCCATCGGCGACCCCCCAGCCGCGCGTTCCGCCGTCGAGCAGGCGGCTGGGAGGGCGCGGGCCTTCCCCTGGAACCTGCTCATATGGAGCTACGCCGGCGACAGGCTGTGGAAAGACGTGGTCATGGCGTACGACAGGATGCTGGCGGTGGGCGTGGACGCCGACAGGTTCACGTATCCGTCTCTGCTGCGTGCTTGTGGCGAGCTCGGAGAGGTCAACATTGGCCGCAAGGTTAACCACCGTATTCGGAGGAGTAGATATGATCTGGACATCTATGTCTGGAACGCTTTGGTCGGGATGTATGTCAGGTGCGGTGAGCTAGAGGATGCGCGgagggtgtttgatgaaatgtctGTCAGGGATGTTGTCAGCTGGAACACAATGGTGTCTGGCTATGCATCGGCGGGGTTGTGGGCCGAGGCGTTTGAGCTGCTTCGGCGGGTTCCTGGGGCAAACGTGGTGACGTGGAATGCAGTTTCAGCAGGGAATTTGAAGGCAGGGAACTATGATGAAGTGATCAGGTTGTTGTCTCAGATGAGGAATCACCACGGGCCAGGGGTGGATTATGTTAGCTTGCTGATTGGCCTGAAGGCTTGTGCTAAGAGTGGGCATCCTAGGGTTGGCAGGGAGCTGCATGGGGTGGCTGTTCGTCTATACTTTGATAGGCTCGAGTGTATGGTAAACTCGTTGATAACAATGTATTCAAGATGCAGGATGATGGGCTCCGCTGAACTTCTCTTTAGAATGTGCTCAGTTCGGAGCATCACAGCTTGGAATTCACTGTTAGCAGGATTTGCATTCATGGACCAGGTTGAGGAAGCTTCTTTGCTCTTCAGAGAGATGATTGGCTCAGGTGTCTGTCCAAATGATGTTACTGTCTTGACAATGCTCTCCCTTGTTGCACGGTTTGGAAACTTCTGTCATGGAAGGGAGCTGCACTGCTACATCCTTAGGCATGGACAGGGTGGCTCTAAATTACTGCAAAACTCACTTGTTGCCATGTACTCAAAGTCTAGAAACATGAGAGCTTCCCGGATAGCATTTGATCAGATGGAATGTCGAGACAAGCATGCCTACACTTCATTGATTTTGGGATATGGAATGCAAAGAGAGGGTCATGTATCACTAAAGCTCTTCGATGAAATGATCGCCAACAACATGGAGCCAGATCATGTAACCATGGTTGCTGTTCTTTCAGCATGTAGCTACTCTGGACTGGTCACTCAAGGGCAGCTATTATTTACCAAGATGTTTGCTGTGTTTGGTATTGCACCAAGAGTGGAGCATTTTTCTTGCATGGTTGATTTGTACAGCCGTGAAGGTTTGCTGAAGGTGTCCGAGGAGATAATTGACAAGATGCCGTTCCAGCCAACTGCTGCAATGTTAGCGACTCTTATTGAGGCTTGCCTGATCCATGGTAATACAGAAATTGGGAAACGAACAGCAAAGAAGTTGCTGGCGATGAGGACAAACAATCCTGGTCACTACAAATTGATCTCAAACACATATATATCAGCAAAATGTTGGCCAGAACTAGCTAAAGTTAGATCATTGATGAGTATGATGGATTTAACTATGGTTCCAAGTCATTCCTTGCTAGAACCAGAATATGACATATGCCTAGTTGAGCAAGATGATGTCTTAAATCATGGTGCATATTATGACTTGTCTGACCGCACAACAGATACCGATTCATCTAGTAGTGAGGAAGTGAAAAGCAGTGAAGCTTTTGGCGCATAA